The following proteins are co-located in the Planococcus plakortidis genome:
- a CDS encoding S66 peptidase family protein: MRTMPKRLQKGDTVGIISPSSPPNLENLKKALPFLEELGLNIKMGKSVEAKNGYLAGTDDERLADLHAMFEDPEVKGIICAGGGYGAARYADRIDYGMIKENPKVFWGYSDVTFLHNALGMYADLVTFHGPMLASDVGKPEFHERSGRMFGQLFQPFELHYDESVSELETLSGGMADGELVGGNLSLIRGGIGTKFELDTKGKILLIEDTGEEPYQVDEMLNQLKQARKFEEVAGIVVGDFKNAEPKKPEQSWTLDQVLDDYFKDMGIPVVKGFKIGHCEPHFSVPLGVKARLDADAKTLTILPGVE; the protein is encoded by the coding sequence ATGCGCACAATGCCAAAACGATTGCAAAAAGGGGACACGGTAGGCATCATCTCGCCATCTAGCCCGCCGAACTTAGAGAATTTGAAAAAAGCTTTGCCGTTCTTGGAAGAACTGGGCTTGAACATAAAAATGGGGAAATCGGTCGAAGCGAAAAACGGTTATCTCGCAGGTACGGATGACGAACGCTTAGCGGATCTGCATGCCATGTTCGAAGACCCGGAAGTGAAGGGCATCATCTGCGCTGGAGGGGGATACGGGGCTGCGCGCTATGCAGACCGGATCGACTACGGCATGATCAAGGAAAATCCGAAAGTCTTCTGGGGATATTCAGACGTGACATTCCTGCATAATGCACTCGGCATGTATGCGGACCTAGTGACGTTCCATGGGCCGATGCTGGCGTCTGATGTCGGCAAACCCGAATTCCATGAACGCAGCGGCCGCATGTTCGGCCAATTGTTCCAGCCGTTTGAATTGCATTACGATGAGTCTGTTTCGGAATTGGAAACCTTATCAGGCGGGATGGCGGACGGAGAATTGGTCGGCGGTAATCTATCGTTGATCCGCGGCGGCATCGGCACCAAATTCGAACTCGATACGAAAGGCAAGATCCTGCTGATTGAAGATACCGGAGAAGAACCATATCAGGTCGATGAAATGCTCAACCAATTGAAGCAAGCCCGCAAATTCGAGGAAGTGGCCGGCATCGTCGTCGGCGATTTCAAAAACGCTGAACCGAAAAAGCCGGAGCAATCATGGACGCTTGACCAAGTGCTGGATGATTATTTCAAGGACATGGGCATCCCGGTCGTCAAAGGCTTTAAGATCGGCCATTGCGAACCGCATTTCTCTGTACCGCTCGGCGTCAAAGCGCGTCTTGATGCTGACGCGAAAACCTTGACCATCCTGCCGGGGGTCGAGTGA
- a CDS encoding peptide ABC transporter substrate-binding protein has product MKKWLVLFLMAMFVFVLAACTASEDAGEDTSTDSGEEGSADSGGEKVLYMNNGEEPTSFDPSIGFNAVSWGALNNLMEGLTRLDESSQPVEATAESIDISEDGLTYTFNIREDANWSNGEPVTAGDFVYAWKHMLDPETASPAAFLAYFIEGAEAYNNGEGAAEDIAISAEGDKTFVVKLTEPTEAFLNIITNPSFFPIHEATATENPDWHTEADSFVGNGPFNLASWSHDEEFVFEKNEEYWDAENVKLDKVHWAMVNDPNTEYQMYEAGELDVSSVPAEMSEQLQDSPELSMMDQAGTYFYRYNVEEEPFTNKKVRQAFAYAVNQDDIVQYVTKNGEKPAYGFVSYGFEGPNGQEFRDEAGELVKFDADKAKQLLEEGMEEEGWDELPPVTISYSTSESHQNIAETLQDQFKTALDVDVELQNVEASVFLTEQKEFKYQLSRSSFLHDYADPVNALESFITDSSMNRTQWSNEEFDKLIADAKAETDSAARWDMLIEAEKILMDEMPIFPIHFYNQVQLQKEGVEGILRHPVGYIDLKTADKQ; this is encoded by the coding sequence ATGAAGAAATGGCTTGTATTGTTTCTGATGGCGATGTTCGTGTTCGTTCTCGCAGCTTGTACAGCAAGCGAAGACGCGGGAGAAGACACAAGCACCGATTCAGGAGAAGAAGGATCCGCTGATTCCGGCGGGGAGAAAGTATTGTATATGAACAATGGGGAAGAACCGACTTCATTCGACCCATCGATCGGCTTTAACGCTGTATCATGGGGCGCTTTGAATAACTTGATGGAAGGTTTGACTCGCCTGGATGAATCATCCCAGCCGGTCGAAGCGACTGCTGAATCGATCGACATCTCTGAAGACGGGTTGACGTACACATTCAACATCCGTGAAGATGCTAACTGGTCTAACGGCGAACCGGTCACAGCCGGCGATTTCGTCTATGCATGGAAACATATGCTGGACCCGGAAACAGCTTCTCCGGCAGCGTTCCTCGCTTATTTCATTGAAGGCGCGGAAGCGTATAACAATGGAGAAGGCGCTGCAGAAGATATTGCGATTTCTGCAGAAGGCGACAAGACCTTCGTCGTGAAATTGACAGAACCGACAGAAGCGTTCTTGAACATCATCACCAACCCAAGCTTCTTCCCGATCCACGAAGCGACAGCAACAGAAAACCCGGACTGGCATACAGAAGCGGACAGCTTTGTCGGAAACGGGCCGTTCAACTTGGCTTCTTGGAGCCACGACGAGGAATTCGTTTTCGAGAAGAACGAAGAGTATTGGGATGCTGAAAACGTGAAATTGGATAAAGTCCACTGGGCTATGGTCAATGACCCGAACACGGAATACCAAATGTATGAAGCGGGCGAACTGGATGTATCCAGCGTGCCGGCAGAAATGTCCGAGCAATTGCAGGACTCTCCTGAACTTAGCATGATGGACCAGGCAGGCACGTATTTCTACCGCTACAATGTTGAAGAAGAACCATTCACGAACAAAAAAGTCCGCCAAGCATTCGCTTATGCGGTGAACCAGGATGACATCGTCCAATACGTGACGAAAAACGGTGAAAAACCGGCTTACGGTTTTGTCTCTTATGGATTTGAAGGCCCGAATGGCCAGGAATTCCGCGACGAAGCGGGCGAATTGGTGAAATTCGACGCGGACAAAGCGAAGCAATTGCTTGAAGAGGGAATGGAAGAAGAAGGCTGGGATGAATTGCCGCCAGTGACGATTTCCTACTCGACTAGCGAATCCCACCAGAACATCGCAGAAACATTGCAAGACCAGTTCAAGACCGCTTTGGATGTAGACGTTGAACTTCAAAACGTCGAAGCGAGCGTCTTCTTGACAGAGCAAAAGGAATTCAAATACCAATTGTCGCGCAGCTCATTCCTGCATGACTATGCGGACCCGGTCAACGCACTTGAAAGCTTCATCACCGATTCTTCCATGAACCGCACACAATGGTCCAACGAAGAATTCGATAAGCTCATCGCGGACGCAAAAGCAGAAACAGACTCTGCAGCACGTTGGGACATGCTCATCGAAGCAGAAAAAATCCTAATGGACGAAATGCCGATCTTCCCGATCCATTTCTATAACCAAGTCCAGCTGCAAAAAGAAGGCGTCGAAGGCATCCTCCGCCACCCGGTAGGATACATCGACCTGAAAACAGCGGATAAACAATAA
- a CDS encoding ABC transporter ATP-binding protein, translating to MTGKQIAEELARTRLEEGAEMDALDHSGKRGKIVKPKKRKTVTGEKILSVQDLHVTFKTYGGTVQAVRGVNFDLYKGETLAIVGESGCGKSVTSNAIMGLIQQPPGKISSKGVHFKSQDLTKLSKKEMRKIQGVDISMIFQDPMTALNPTLTIGEQLTEGVKQHKNLSKAEAKQRAIDMLKLVGIPNPDERLKQYPHQFSGGMRQRIVIAIALICEPELLIADEPTTALDVTIQAQILELFEEIQAKTGVSIILITHDLGVVAKIADRIAVMYAGKVIETGDKREIFYHPQHPYTKGLLNSVPRLDLAGGELQPIDGTPPDLFAPPTGCPFAARCPFSMDVCTNVYPEVTALSETHKVDCWLQDPRAQKLIDEQAFAR from the coding sequence ATGACAGGAAAGCAGATAGCTGAAGAGTTGGCGCGGACCCGCCTGGAGGAGGGTGCGGAAATGGACGCGCTCGACCATAGCGGCAAACGCGGCAAAATCGTAAAGCCGAAAAAACGCAAAACCGTCACGGGGGAGAAAATCCTTTCCGTACAGGACCTGCACGTAACCTTCAAGACTTATGGAGGGACCGTACAGGCCGTGCGCGGTGTTAATTTCGACCTGTATAAAGGCGAGACATTGGCAATCGTCGGGGAGTCGGGCTGCGGGAAATCGGTGACTTCGAACGCCATCATGGGCTTGATACAGCAGCCGCCCGGCAAGATCAGCTCCAAAGGCGTCCATTTCAAGTCACAGGACCTCACGAAATTATCGAAGAAAGAAATGCGCAAAATCCAAGGTGTCGATATTTCGATGATTTTCCAGGACCCGATGACTGCACTCAACCCGACCTTGACCATCGGCGAGCAATTGACAGAAGGCGTCAAGCAGCACAAGAACTTGAGCAAGGCGGAAGCGAAACAGCGCGCCATCGACATGCTCAAGCTGGTCGGCATCCCGAATCCGGATGAGCGGCTCAAGCAATACCCTCACCAATTTTCTGGGGGCATGCGCCAGCGCATCGTCATCGCGATCGCCTTGATCTGCGAGCCGGAATTATTGATTGCCGATGAACCGACGACGGCGCTTGATGTGACCATCCAAGCGCAAATCCTGGAATTATTCGAAGAAATCCAGGCAAAAACCGGTGTCTCGATCATCCTGATCACGCATGACCTCGGGGTGGTCGCAAAAATCGCCGATCGCATCGCGGTCATGTACGCCGGCAAAGTGATCGAAACCGGCGATAAGCGCGAGATTTTCTACCATCCGCAGCACCCGTACACAAAAGGCTTGTTGAATTCCGTGCCGCGTCTCGACCTTGCTGGCGGGGAACTCCAGCCGATCGATGGCACGCCGCCCGATCTGTTCGCGCCGCCGACTGGCTGCCCGTTTGCCGCGCGTTGCCCGTTTTCGATGGATGTCTGCACGAATGTCTATCCGGAAGTGACGGCTTTATCCGAGACCCATAAAGTGGATTGCTGGCTGCAGGATCCACGGGCCCAAAAACTGATCGATGAACAGGCTTTTGCAAGATAA
- a CDS encoding ABC transporter permease, with amino-acid sequence MGKYIFKRFLMMLVTIFIIATLTFFLMHAVPGSPLESDRNTNETVQANLERFYKLDQPLHIQYLSYMQSIVTFDFGPSIKDPNRTVNELLARGFPISFELGIITILVAVVSGIILGTMAALRHNKMIDYAAMAFAVVGISIPNFVLATVLIQQLAVNWNLFPPATWTSPMHMVLPVLALATGPMAIIARLTRSSMLEVLTQDYIKMARAKGIKPMRIVLRHALRNALMPVVTIMGTLLAGILTGTFVIEKIFAIPGMGKYFVDSINNRDYPVIMGTTVFYSAFLIFMLFLVDIVYGILDPRIKLHKKEGDV; translated from the coding sequence ATGGGCAAATACATATTCAAACGATTTTTGATGATGCTCGTGACGATCTTCATCATCGCGACACTGACGTTTTTCCTCATGCACGCCGTTCCAGGTTCGCCGCTTGAAAGCGACCGCAATACAAACGAGACGGTGCAGGCGAACCTGGAGCGCTTCTACAAGCTCGACCAGCCATTACATATCCAATACTTGAGTTATATGCAATCGATCGTCACCTTCGATTTCGGGCCGTCGATCAAAGACCCGAACCGTACGGTCAATGAACTATTGGCGAGAGGCTTCCCGATATCCTTCGAACTCGGGATCATCACCATTCTCGTTGCGGTCGTCTCGGGAATCATTCTCGGGACGATGGCTGCGCTGCGGCATAATAAAATGATCGATTACGCAGCCATGGCCTTTGCGGTCGTCGGCATCTCGATCCCGAACTTCGTGCTCGCAACAGTGCTCATCCAGCAGCTCGCGGTCAACTGGAATCTGTTTCCGCCGGCGACCTGGACCAGCCCGATGCACATGGTGCTTCCGGTGCTTGCGCTCGCGACCGGGCCGATGGCGATCATCGCCCGCCTGACGCGCTCGAGCATGCTCGAAGTGCTGACGCAGGATTACATCAAGATGGCTCGCGCCAAAGGCATCAAGCCGATGCGGATCGTCTTGCGGCATGCGCTGCGCAATGCCTTGATGCCGGTCGTGACAATCATGGGGACATTGCTCGCCGGGATCTTGACGGGAACTTTCGTCATCGAGAAAATCTTTGCGATCCCGGGGATGGGCAAATACTTTGTCGATTCGATCAATAACCGCGATTACCCGGTCATCATGGGGACCACGGTATTCTATAGTGCGTTCCTGATTTTCATGCTGTTTCTGGTTGACATCGTCTACGGCATATTGGATCCGCGCATCAAGCTCCACAAGAAAGAAGGTGATGTGTGA
- a CDS encoding M55 family metallopeptidase, whose translation MKFYLSMDMEGVTALPDYTYVDSKEANYERGRRLMTGDANAIIHGAFDAGAEAFLINDSHSKMNNLIAEDLHEEAELITGGVKAFSMVEGLDDSFTGAFFAGYHARAGQKGVMSHAMIFGVRSMWIDDVEIGELGFNAYVAGYHGVPVLMVAGDDCACREAEALIPGVTTVAVKETLTRSAVKTLHPKKAQRLLREKTQEAIQHKDRVKPLMPPEQPTLRMEFTNYGEAELAAMMPGTRIEEGTTIVRYEAQNILEAYRAMLVMTELAMQAKFC comes from the coding sequence ATGAAATTTTACTTGTCGATGGACATGGAAGGCGTGACGGCACTTCCGGATTATACATATGTGGATTCTAAAGAAGCGAATTATGAAAGGGGGCGCCGCCTCATGACAGGCGACGCCAATGCCATCATCCACGGGGCGTTCGATGCGGGTGCAGAAGCGTTCCTTATCAATGACTCCCATTCCAAAATGAACAATTTGATCGCTGAGGACCTTCACGAAGAAGCGGAACTCATCACGGGAGGCGTCAAAGCGTTTTCGATGGTCGAAGGTTTGGACGATAGCTTTACAGGTGCCTTTTTTGCGGGCTATCATGCGCGCGCCGGCCAAAAAGGCGTCATGTCCCATGCCATGATTTTCGGTGTCCGGTCGATGTGGATCGACGATGTCGAAATCGGGGAGCTCGGCTTCAATGCGTATGTCGCCGGATACCACGGCGTGCCGGTGTTGATGGTGGCGGGAGATGACTGCGCATGCCGGGAAGCGGAAGCGCTCATTCCCGGCGTCACGACTGTCGCGGTCAAAGAGACCTTGACACGTTCCGCGGTCAAGACGCTGCATCCGAAAAAAGCACAGCGGCTGCTGCGTGAGAAAACGCAGGAAGCGATCCAACACAAAGATCGCGTCAAGCCGCTCATGCCGCCGGAACAACCGACGCTTCGCATGGAATTCACCAATTACGGCGAAGCGGAGCTCGCGGCGATGATGCCCGGCACACGCATTGAAGAAGGCACGACGATCGTCCGCTACGAAGCACAAAACATACTGGAAGCTTATCGCGCCATGCTGGTCATGACAGAACTGGCGATGCAAGCGAAGTTCTGTTAG
- a CDS encoding DEAD/DEAH box helicase — protein MNQFQTEGSRTYYLKIDQSDMFRLQAYNDSGNRIPPEIWSPFLFFADKDSFFGMNAQTDGLDLLLTPADFVRLFQQPPHHYVQFSGRRLQDETWLKLARRVADSLNDSALWQHVHVEDGVISIDAAYGDAEIRSFLTDTIQHQLRQKGLTSAHLPYLLHFVEHAGWDGLEPADEYVLAMQLTEPDDSGLWTFRTALRTRRGSAYWTPSKRRENEVIEKVLPEKWRAHAHDIKERQSLVLSLCPSVDRYEANQMYITRWTDAEVLTFLRNDADLLQAFGIEVSIPSWLQAVQESKVRVKANVTSPAKKASVVGLDQIISFDWKFSLNGVELSMQDFEQLVTENREFIRVGNEWVRVDSNLLMQLRQMIEEAEDADWTLKDMLFHNVPDVMLEEPGEEDDPLVEFRLNQSLKILLDKLLDKRDLPETPLPKNLMTELRPYQKTGFDYLAFMRGEGFGLCLADDMGLGKTVQLIAYLLHVHNEKTEQPSLIICPTSVLGNWQKELERFAPDLKVVTHYGSSRPKGQAFLDSLSAQQPDVVLSTYGIASSDSAEIQSLTWASITLDEAQNIKNMYTKQSRTIRKFKGQHHIALTGTPIENRLSELWSIFDFINKGYLYRIKQFQEAFMVPIERDDSEQAKEKLRQRIQPFLLRRTKKDPELQLNLPEKLEQLEYCPLTPEQAALYEGLVQDTVQKMGTLTGFEKKGLVLKMLSKLKQLCNHPSLYLKEPYTTADELLPRSQKLERIVTLAGEIAERGEQCLIFTQYIGMGHLLQQALNELYGHEVPFLTGHMPKHQRDSLVAAFQNGEFPIFILSLKAGGTGLNLTAATHVLHADRWWNPAVENQATDRAYRIGQTQFVHVHKFVTIGTIEEKIDSLLTQKQSMSDQFIQSSQWMTELSDDELKELFTYSF, from the coding sequence ATGAATCAATTCCAAACCGAAGGAAGCCGTACGTATTATCTAAAAATCGACCAGTCGGACATGTTCCGGCTCCAGGCTTATAACGACAGCGGCAATCGGATCCCGCCGGAAATCTGGTCCCCCTTCCTGTTTTTCGCCGATAAGGACAGCTTTTTCGGCATGAACGCCCAAACGGACGGGCTGGACTTGTTATTGACCCCGGCCGATTTTGTCCGATTGTTCCAGCAACCCCCGCATCATTATGTCCAGTTTTCAGGTCGCCGACTGCAAGATGAGACTTGGCTGAAACTCGCCCGCCGCGTTGCCGATTCCCTGAACGATTCTGCCTTGTGGCAGCACGTCCATGTCGAAGATGGCGTCATTTCCATCGATGCGGCATATGGCGATGCGGAAATCCGCTCATTCTTGACCGATACCATCCAGCATCAGCTGCGCCAAAAAGGGCTCACTTCCGCCCACTTGCCGTACCTGTTGCATTTCGTCGAACATGCCGGCTGGGATGGTCTGGAACCTGCAGACGAATATGTGCTCGCGATGCAATTGACCGAGCCGGATGATAGCGGCCTTTGGACTTTCCGGACAGCGCTGCGCACCAGACGCGGCAGTGCTTATTGGACGCCTTCGAAACGCCGTGAAAATGAAGTGATCGAGAAAGTATTGCCTGAAAAATGGCGTGCCCATGCGCATGATATCAAGGAACGGCAAAGCCTTGTGCTCAGCCTATGCCCTTCTGTTGACCGTTATGAGGCTAACCAGATGTATATCACCCGGTGGACCGACGCGGAAGTGTTGACCTTCCTCCGCAACGATGCCGATTTATTGCAGGCATTCGGCATTGAAGTGTCGATTCCTTCCTGGCTGCAAGCTGTCCAGGAATCGAAAGTGCGCGTCAAAGCGAACGTCACCTCGCCCGCGAAAAAAGCATCCGTCGTGGGCTTGGACCAGATCATCAGCTTCGACTGGAAATTCTCGCTCAATGGCGTTGAGTTGAGCATGCAGGATTTCGAACAGCTCGTGACGGAAAATCGCGAATTCATCCGTGTCGGCAACGAATGGGTGCGCGTCGACTCGAACCTGTTGATGCAGCTTCGCCAGATGATCGAGGAAGCGGAAGACGCCGATTGGACGCTGAAAGATATGCTATTCCATAATGTGCCGGATGTCATGCTCGAAGAACCGGGCGAAGAAGACGATCCGCTTGTTGAATTCCGCTTGAACCAATCCTTGAAAATCCTGCTCGATAAATTGCTCGATAAGCGTGATTTGCCGGAGACGCCATTGCCTAAGAACTTGATGACCGAACTGCGCCCTTACCAGAAGACCGGTTTCGATTATTTGGCATTCATGCGCGGAGAAGGGTTTGGCTTATGCTTAGCGGATGATATGGGGCTCGGCAAGACCGTTCAGCTGATCGCGTACTTGCTCCATGTCCACAATGAAAAAACGGAACAGCCATCGCTCATCATTTGCCCGACTTCCGTGCTCGGCAATTGGCAAAAGGAATTGGAACGTTTTGCGCCTGACTTAAAGGTCGTGACGCATTACGGCAGCAGCCGACCGAAAGGCCAGGCATTCCTCGACTCGCTGTCAGCCCAGCAGCCGGATGTGGTGCTGTCGACTTACGGCATCGCTTCTTCCGACAGTGCGGAAATCCAATCCCTTACGTGGGCGAGTATCACGCTTGATGAAGCACAGAACATCAAGAATATGTACACGAAACAATCGCGGACGATCCGCAAGTTCAAAGGGCAGCATCACATCGCCCTGACCGGGACGCCGATCGAGAACCGCCTGTCTGAACTGTGGTCGATCTTCGATTTCATCAATAAAGGCTACCTGTACCGCATCAAGCAGTTCCAGGAAGCCTTTATGGTGCCGATTGAACGGGATGATTCCGAGCAGGCCAAAGAAAAGCTGCGGCAGCGCATCCAGCCGTTCCTGCTCCGCCGGACGAAAAAGGATCCCGAACTTCAGCTCAATTTACCGGAAAAACTGGAGCAACTGGAGTATTGCCCACTCACGCCGGAGCAAGCCGCGCTGTATGAAGGGCTTGTCCAGGATACGGTTCAGAAGATGGGGACGCTCACCGGTTTCGAGAAAAAAGGCCTCGTCCTGAAAATGCTCAGCAAGCTGAAACAGCTGTGCAATCACCCGTCCCTTTATTTGAAAGAGCCGTATACGACTGCAGACGAGTTATTGCCCCGCTCCCAGAAACTTGAGCGTATCGTGACACTTGCGGGGGAGATCGCGGAACGCGGGGAACAATGCTTGATCTTTACGCAGTACATCGGAATGGGCCATCTGCTGCAACAGGCGCTGAATGAATTGTACGGCCATGAAGTGCCGTTCTTGACCGGCCATATGCCGAAACATCAACGCGATTCACTTGTCGCCGCCTTCCAGAATGGCGAATTCCCGATATTCATCCTATCTTTGAAAGCGGGTGGCACCGGGCTCAACTTGACGGCTGCTACACATGTATTGCACGCGGACCGCTGGTGGAACCCGGCAGTGGAAAACCAGGCGACCGACCGTGCTTACCGCATCGGCCAGACGCAATTCGTCCACGTCCATAAATTTGTGACCATCGGGACCATCGAAGAAAAGATCGATTCACTGCTTACGCAGAAGCAATCGATGTCAGATCAGTTTATCCAATCCAGCCAATGGATGACGGAACTGTCTGATGATGAACTGAAAGAATTGTTTACGTATAGCTTCTAA
- a CDS encoding single-stranded DNA-binding protein: MNQVGIVGRLTKDPSMRVLGEGRVHTTFVVAISRNYRNQRGEIESDYVLCSTWGRTAQNVAKYCMKGSQVAITGRIQSRHYDKEDGTRIYVTEVIGDQVRFLDKRKPSDDLIPKRTETDPNAEFDFQPPETEQVNS; this comes from the coding sequence ATGAATCAAGTAGGCATTGTAGGGCGATTAACGAAAGACCCGTCGATGCGGGTGCTGGGGGAAGGGCGCGTACATACTACCTTCGTCGTGGCCATTTCCCGTAACTACAGGAATCAGCGTGGTGAAATTGAAAGCGATTACGTCCTTTGTTCCACCTGGGGACGGACCGCCCAGAACGTCGCGAAGTATTGCATGAAAGGCTCGCAGGTCGCCATTACGGGAAGGATCCAATCGCGCCATTACGATAAGGAAGATGGCACCCGTATCTACGTAACGGAAGTAATCGGCGACCAAGTACGTTTCCTCGATAAACGAAAGCCCTCAGACGATCTCATCCCCAAGCGGACGGAAACGGACCCGAATGCGGAGTTCGATTTCCAGCCGCCCGAAACTGAGCAGGTGAACAGTTGA
- a CDS encoding YwpF family protein: MKTFKMLSLAVVDGDQLVDYPLHDGLIINQENSQRSWVLEMLVEQKHEAIFREMKQNGKVYDVKVVISYPGNEPATFEVIIHAVKPIGGHASVLMKGTLKRARRKYAETLLSELLEDGLEGEELLERFETDMRERPVLRKDETKST, from the coding sequence ATGAAAACCTTTAAAATGCTGTCACTCGCCGTTGTTGACGGGGATCAACTGGTAGATTACCCGCTCCATGATGGCCTGATCATCAACCAGGAAAATTCCCAGCGATCTTGGGTACTTGAAATGCTGGTGGAGCAAAAACATGAAGCAATCTTTCGTGAGATGAAACAAAATGGCAAAGTATACGATGTCAAAGTCGTCATTTCCTATCCCGGCAACGAACCGGCCACTTTCGAAGTGATCATCCACGCTGTCAAACCGATTGGCGGGCATGCCTCCGTGCTGATGAAAGGCACATTGAAACGGGCGCGCCGCAAATACGCCGAGACTTTATTGTCAGAGCTGCTCGAGGATGGGCTTGAAGGAGAGGAATTGCTTGAGCGCTTCGAAACGGATATGCGGGAACGCCCGGTATTGCGAAAAGACGAAACCAAATCCACATAA
- the fabZ gene encoding 3-hydroxyacyl-ACP dehydratase FabZ yields MLTTEQVQAILPHRYPFLMVDRITEIEAGKKAVGLKNVTANEDFFNGHFPGYPVMPGVLIVEALAQVGAAAVLQMEENKGRLAFFTGIDNCRFKRQVTPGDQLRLEVELTRLRGSMGKGHAIATVDGVIACECDILFALGPVQEK; encoded by the coding sequence ATGTTGACGACAGAACAAGTACAGGCAATTTTGCCTCACCGCTATCCATTTTTGATGGTCGACCGGATCACAGAAATCGAAGCGGGGAAAAAAGCGGTCGGGCTGAAAAACGTCACCGCCAATGAAGACTTTTTTAACGGCCATTTTCCGGGATACCCGGTCATGCCGGGTGTCTTGATCGTAGAGGCGCTGGCACAGGTCGGTGCGGCTGCGGTGCTTCAGATGGAGGAAAACAAAGGCCGCCTCGCTTTCTTCACAGGCATCGATAACTGCCGCTTCAAGCGCCAAGTCACGCCAGGTGACCAATTGCGCCTGGAAGTGGAATTGACGCGTTTGCGCGGTTCCATGGGCAAAGGGCATGCCATCGCGACAGTGGATGGGGTAATCGCTTGCGAATGCGATATCCTGTTCGCGCTCGGGCCAGTCCAGGAAAAATAA
- a CDS encoding DNA-directed RNA polymerase subunit beta: protein MAQSRKTGSTQPDKPNTQTEKPQKKTRWVQIRMFPIWLRVLLVIAILVVMAALGAMVGYGVIGDGNAGDALKWETWQHILDIMRGVT from the coding sequence ATGGCACAATCACGAAAAACTGGCTCCACCCAGCCAGATAAACCGAATACGCAAACCGAGAAGCCGCAGAAGAAAACGCGCTGGGTGCAAATCCGCATGTTTCCGATCTGGCTTCGGGTTCTTCTGGTAATCGCAATCCTCGTCGTCATGGCAGCGCTTGGCGCCATGGTCGGATACGGCGTCATCGGAGACGGCAATGCAGGAGATGCCCTGAAATGGGAAACATGGCAGCACATTCTTGACATCATGCGCGGCGTCACTTAA